A genomic window from Maridesulfovibrio sp. includes:
- a CDS encoding DUF4139 domain-containing protein encodes MSLFFVAVVYGTALASSERVVFYPSGADFSRTVTADVKSDENGSYVMFTLSGQAVPDTFTIAALSKGIAVNDVSWARSDLSRSPAAVELGKKIDQLKFKLDTVIAEQQAVDGGIAFWKERGSEQQIKPSDLGNIAGQVVSSLSKLYQESAKLKIKINDLRELIKDLQRQLNEMSGSGKLVWNVKVSLAAKGAKSADFKIGYMLRNCGWTPKYKLDAYPSTGKITFAFEAEIHQASGMDFKNCDVALATVKKQSRISPPQLGRWVIEPKPEEEPERYAMDSIQMAMEAAPAAMGKVRNLAPKSTPKRVNKATYSLWEMGRKTIPAGSTRKYAVESETWKSDFSFIARPSLTPDVFVSAKTVLAEARDYPSGTALMFMEGTMIGKKDFSFSGKEKKLFFGSDPMLKIDRKIIEKKSGEQGMFGSKQTYSWKYGIELENSRASSLKVLVQEPAPVSGDKRIKLEITSKPEAVIKDDNFEWLVEVPAAGKYTLNYAVEMTAPDDMNIDLGIGR; translated from the coding sequence ATGAGTTTGTTTTTTGTTGCCGTTGTTTACGGGACGGCTCTGGCTTCATCTGAAAGGGTGGTTTTCTATCCGTCCGGTGCTGATTTCAGCCGTACGGTTACGGCTGATGTTAAATCTGATGAAAATGGAAGTTATGTAATGTTTACCCTTAGCGGGCAGGCTGTTCCTGACACATTTACCATTGCCGCCTTAAGTAAAGGTATCGCGGTGAATGATGTGTCATGGGCCCGTAGTGATTTGTCTAGATCCCCGGCAGCTGTTGAACTAGGTAAGAAAATCGATCAACTCAAGTTCAAGCTGGATACGGTCATTGCCGAGCAGCAGGCAGTTGATGGGGGCATAGCATTCTGGAAAGAAAGGGGCAGCGAACAGCAGATAAAGCCTTCCGATCTGGGCAATATCGCAGGGCAGGTTGTCAGCAGCCTTTCCAAACTTTATCAGGAATCAGCTAAGCTAAAAATTAAAATTAATGATTTACGGGAATTGATCAAAGATCTGCAACGGCAGTTGAATGAAATGTCCGGTAGTGGAAAGCTGGTGTGGAATGTGAAGGTCTCTCTGGCTGCAAAAGGGGCAAAGAGCGCCGATTTTAAAATCGGATATATGCTCCGCAATTGTGGTTGGACTCCCAAGTATAAGCTTGATGCCTATCCCAGTACGGGCAAAATAACATTTGCATTCGAGGCTGAGATACATCAGGCCAGCGGTATGGATTTCAAGAATTGTGATGTCGCACTGGCCACAGTAAAAAAACAGTCCAGAATTTCTCCGCCGCAACTGGGGCGGTGGGTGATTGAGCCTAAGCCGGAAGAAGAACCGGAACGCTATGCGATGGATAGCATCCAGATGGCTATGGAAGCTGCTCCGGCTGCAATGGGAAAAGTGCGGAATCTTGCTCCTAAAAGTACACCGAAGCGCGTAAACAAAGCGACATATTCCTTGTGGGAGATGGGACGCAAAACCATTCCGGCAGGTAGCACCAGAAAATATGCTGTTGAAAGTGAAACTTGGAAATCAGATTTCTCTTTTATCGCGCGCCCATCGTTGACTCCTGATGTTTTCGTTTCAGCGAAAACTGTTCTTGCGGAAGCGAGGGATTATCCTTCTGGAACTGCACTGATGTTCATGGAAGGAACCATGATCGGAAAGAAGGATTTTTCATTTTCCGGCAAGGAAAAGAAACTATTTTTCGGTTCTGACCCCATGCTTAAGATTGACCGTAAAATTATTGAGAAGAAATCAGGTGAACAGGGTATGTTCGGTTCCAAGCAGACTTATAGTTGGAAGTACGGGATTGAGCTTGAAAACAGCCGCGCGTCTTCGCTCAAGGTGCTGGTGCAGGAACCTGCTCCGGTTTCAGGAGACAAACGAATTAAGCTTGAAATAACTTCCAAGCCTGAAGCTGTGATTAAGGATGATAACTTTGAATGGCTTGTCGAAGTCCCGGCGGCAGGTAAATATACTCTTAATTATGCAGTGGAAATGACAGCGCCGGATGATATGAATATTGATTTAGGGATTGGGCGCTGA